A stretch of the Ananas comosus cultivar F153 linkage group 14, ASM154086v1, whole genome shotgun sequence genome encodes the following:
- the LOC109720461 gene encoding mucin-2-like, with translation MSVQPLPSPIPACAVVPGTIVIAIVRGHRRNPHPSAFLIRRRQHFIVVVSIFKKMVRPSRRSNTNNEQPRNPPPTRSGDANLNTTLVSLLHTTSSAAVPPQTTVPPTIQNPLQSTTAPQINPSAFAPPPQQATGVGMPSTTVPTTIPFAPSTTLPDFVPHPSQTTIPTHSATLPQSTTMDPLVATLIQTVVGLVQTQQQNLQQNPVPSAAESNSRVRERSINEFKKSAPPPFSGTTNLDEAETWIKEMEKAFSAM, from the exons ATGTCCGTACAGCCTCTTCCCTCTCCCATACCCGCGTGCGCCGTCGTTCCGGGCACCATCGTCATCGCCATCGTCCGCGGCCACCGCCGCAATCCTCATCCATCGGCATTTTTGATTCGTCGTCGACAACATTTCATCGTCGTCGTTTCTATCTTTAAGAAG ATGGTGCGTCCGTCCCGCCGTAGCAACACCAACAATGAGCAACCGAGGAACCCACCTCCAACTAGATCCGGAGATGCAAATCTGAACACCACCTTAGTCTCACTTTTGCATACCACATCCTCGGCAGCTGTTCCACCTCAGACCACTGTTCCACCTACTATCCAGAATCCGCTACAATCGACGACAGCACCTCAGATAAATCCTTCGGCTTTTGCTCCACCTCCGCAGCAGGCTACTGGTGTAGGGATGCCTTCGACAACTGTTCCCACTACCATTCCATTTGCGCCGTCGACTACACTTCCCGATTTCGTTCCGCATCCGTCACAAACCACTATTCCCACCCACTCCGCCACTTTACCGCAGAGCACCACAATGGATCCCCTGGTTGCCACCCTGATACAAACTGTTGTCGGACTAGTGCAGACTCAGCAACAGAATTTGCAGCAGAATCCCGTTCCTAGTGCCGCTGAGTCGAATTCCAGAGTTCGAGAGAGGAGCATCAATGAGTTTAAGAAATCTGCACCGCCACCTTTTTCAGGCACTACAAATCTGGATGAAGCAGAAACTTGGATCAAAGAGATGGAGAAGGCATTTTCGGCCATGTAG
- the LOC109720460 gene encoding probable serine/threonine-protein kinase PBL7: MGCFFCAGERENPENNKDQIKPFSAEEKSKSNFQLNVRKQNSLELKRGPSSNGSERAVQTFTFRELAAATRNFRADCLLGEGGFGRVYKGRLESISQIVAIKQLDRNGLQGNREFLVEVLMLSLLHHPNLVNLIGYCADGDQRLLVYEYMPLGSLEDHLHDPSPDKKSLDWNTRMRIAAGAAKGLEYLHDEANPPVIYRDLKCSNILLGEGYQPKLSDFGLAKLGPVGDNTHVSTRVMGTYGYCAPEYAMTGQLTLKSDVYSFGVVLLELITGRKAIDNSRAAGEHNLVAWGRPLFKDRRKFPQMADPNLQGQYPVRGLYQALAVAAMCLQEDPALRPLIVDVVTALTYLASQTYNPETQPTSNMPRLSWPGTPPQARRGVERKMSGGSERQRSRVD; the protein is encoded by the exons atgggttgcTTTTTTTGCGCCGGCGAGAGAGAGAATCCGGAAAACAACAAGGATCAGATCAAACCTTTCTCCGCAG AAGAGAAGTCCAAATCAAATTTCCAACTGAATGTGAGGAAGCAGAATTCATTAGAGCTGAAGAGAGGGCCTTCGAGTAATGGATCGGAACGCGCGGTGCAGACGTTTACTTTTCGTGAATTGGCGGCGGCGACTAGGAATTTCAGGGCTGATTGCCTTCTCGGGGAGGGCGGATTTGGGCGAGTTTACAAAGGCCGCTTAGAAAGCATAAGCCAG ATTGTCGCCATAAAACAGCTCGATCGAAATGGATTGCAAGGGAACAGGGAGTTCCTTGTCGAAGTCCTGATGTTGAGTTTACTCCACCATCCTAATCTCGTTAATCTAATTGGTTATTGCGCTGACGGAGATCAAAGGCTTTTGGTCTACGAGTACATGCCATTAGGATCATTAGAAGATCATCTTCATG ACCCTTCTCCAGATAAAAAGAGTCTCGACTGGAATACTAGAATGCGAATAGCTGCCGGTGCAGCTAAAGGATTGGAGTATCTCCATGACGAAGCCAATCCACCCGTCATATACCGCGACCTAAAGTGCTCAAATATTTTACTCGGAGAGGGATACCAACCCAAACTCTCAGATTTTGGTTTGGCGAAGCTCGGCCCTGTTGGGGATAATACCCATGTATCCACTAGGGTCATGGGTACATATGGCTATTGTGCGCCAGAGTATGCTATGACCGGACAGTTAACCCTAAAGTCCGATGTTTATAGCTTTGGGGTCGTTCTGTTGGAGCTTATCACCGGGAGAAAAGCTATTGATAATTCTAGGGCTGCGGGGGAGCACAATCTTGTTGCATGG GGACGGCCTTTATTCAAAGATCGAAGAAAGTTTCCTCAAATGGCTGATCCGAACCTTCAGGGCCAATACCCGGTGAGGGGATTATACCAAGCCCTGGCCGTCGCAGCCATGTGCCTTCAAGAGGACCCCGCGCTGAGACCTCTGATAGTCGATGTCGTTACAGCACTTACTTATCTTGCTTCGCAAACTTACAACCCGGAAactcaacccacctcaaacaTGCCCCGTCTCTCGTGGCCGGGTACTCCCCCGCAGGCGAGGAGGGGCGTCGAAAGGAAAATGAGCGGCGGATCAGAGAGACAGCGAAGTCGAGTGGATTAA